The DNA window TCCGGAAGTGAAAACCCACTGCGCGGAGCCATTCTGGTAATTGGCGGCCTTATGGTGTTGGCAGGCTTTTACTTTTTGCCAAGCAAAAATCATAAAAAGATTATCAATGTTTTATTTCTCTTTCCCTTACTGTTAGCTTTTACAGTGACTGTAATAATTCCGTTTATATTTGGTGTTTTCTATTCATTGACTGATTGGAATGGTATTAAATTTGAGAATTTTGTAGGGCTACAAAATTATATTACAATGTTTACGTCTAACGATTATATGTATTCGGTTGTTATAACTTTTATTTTTTCTGCGATCAATATAGTACTGGTAAATGTAATAGCTTTTTCACTGGCTTTACTTTGCACTTCGAAAATTAAAGGGAAAAATTATTATAGAGCTGCATTTTTCGTACCCAATTTGATTGGTGGTATTGTACTCGGTTATGTATGGCAATTTATTTTCAACAAAGTATTAACAGTGCTTATTCCTGGTAGTGTTTCTATGTTAACAGATCCTAATCTTGCATTACTCGCAATAATTATTGTAAGCAGCTGGCAGTATTCAGGCTATATTATGATGATTTATGTTACAGGCTTACAAGGTGTACCCAAGGATGTGCTGGAAGCTTCAGCTGTTGACGGTGCTGACCGATTAACCACTTTATTCCGTATAAAAATGCCATTAATAGCAAACACATTCACAATATGTATTTTCTTAACGCTTATCAATTCTTTTAAACAATTTGATTTAAACTTCGCAATTACCAATGGTGCTCCAAGCCGAATATTGAACGGAGTGTCTATTTTATCAACTGAGTTGTTGGCATTAAATATTTATAAGACTGCTATTTCAAAGAATCAGTATGCCTTAGGTCAGACAAAAGCAGTTGTATTCTTTATCGTTCTTGCAATTATTTCACTGACTCAAGTTGCTATTAGCAAGAAGAGGGAGGTAGAAATGTAATGAAAGCACAAAATGTAGCAAGTACTAAGAATGTGGCAATAGACGAAATTCCAGAAGGAAGAAAGAAAATAGGGATTTTTCTCTTGGAAATCTTGGCAATTGCATTGGTACTCCTGTTTTTATTCCCCTTCTTCTTGGTACTGATCAATTCGGCTAAGCAAAGTGCTGATATTATTATCAGCCCGTTAAACATGCCCGAAAAATGGGGACAATTGTTTACAAATATGAATAATGTAATTCATAACCAAAATTTTAACTACTGGAAATCCTTCTTTAGTTCATTGTTTATTACAACGGTGAGCTTAGTTTTAATATCACTTTTTTCCAGTATGGCAGCGTGGATTTTGGTTCGAAATAAAACCAAGTGGTCCAATTTCATATTTATGACGCTTGTAGCTGCGATGATTATTCCTTTCCAGGTAGTTATGTTGCCTCTCTTATCAACATTTAGGGAATTGTCCGATTTTATTGGAATCCGAATGTTAACCAGTTATAAAGGATTAATATTTGCTTATATAGGTTTTGGTGGATCTATGTCTGTATTTATATTCCACGGATTTATTAAATCAATCCCTTATGAACTGGAAGAAGCAGCTCTGATAGATGGATGCACTCCTGAAGGTACTTTTTTCCGAATCCTTTTCCCACTGTTAAAGCCAATTCAAGTGACTGTACTCATATTGAATGGTGTTTGGATCTGGAACGATTTCTTATTGCCATCCCTTATGCTGGGCTTGAACGGAAAAATTAAGACACTGCCGATTGCAGTAACCAGCTTTGTTGGTTCTTATGTTAAGCAATGGGATTTAATATTGACAGCAGCATTGCTGGCAATGCTTCCAATTATAGTATTGTTCATATTTGCGCAGAAGCAAATTATCCGAGGTATGGTAGAAGGAGCAATAAAATAATCAGCAAAGAAGCAATAAAATATATAGCGTATAATTTAGGAGGATATTTAAATGAAGAAACAGTGGTGGCACGACAAAGTAGCATATCAGATTTATCCTAAAAGCTTCAAGGATACTAATGGTGATGGCATAGGAGATCTGAGAGGAATAATAAATAAATTGGATTACCTTAAAGATTTGGGTATTGATATTATCTGGCTTTCTCCTGTTTATTGCTCACCTTTTGTAGATCAGGGATATGATATATCTGATTATTATAATATCGATCCTAGGTTTGGAACGATGGACGATATGGATGAACTTTTAGCAGAAGCTAAAAAAAGAA is part of the Defluviitalea raffinosedens genome and encodes:
- a CDS encoding carbohydrate ABC transporter permease, with product MDVKVKKVLSLAAIILGIAGVILALIMDFSGSENPLRGAILVIGGLMVLAGFYFLPSKNHKKIINVLFLFPLLLAFTVTVIIPFIFGVFYSLTDWNGIKFENFVGLQNYITMFTSNDYMYSVVITFIFSAINIVLVNVIAFSLALLCTSKIKGKNYYRAAFFVPNLIGGIVLGYVWQFIFNKVLTVLIPGSVSMLTDPNLALLAIIIVSSWQYSGYIMMIYVTGLQGVPKDVLEASAVDGADRLTTLFRIKMPLIANTFTICIFLTLINSFKQFDLNFAITNGAPSRILNGVSILSTELLALNIYKTAISKNQYALGQTKAVVFFIVLAIISLTQVAISKKREVEM
- a CDS encoding carbohydrate ABC transporter permease, which produces MKAQNVASTKNVAIDEIPEGRKKIGIFLLEILAIALVLLFLFPFFLVLINSAKQSADIIISPLNMPEKWGQLFTNMNNVIHNQNFNYWKSFFSSLFITTVSLVLISLFSSMAAWILVRNKTKWSNFIFMTLVAAMIIPFQVVMLPLLSTFRELSDFIGIRMLTSYKGLIFAYIGFGGSMSVFIFHGFIKSIPYELEEAALIDGCTPEGTFFRILFPLLKPIQVTVLILNGVWIWNDFLLPSLMLGLNGKIKTLPIAVTSFVGSYVKQWDLILTAALLAMLPIIVLFIFAQKQIIRGMVEGAIK